The Mytilus trossulus isolate FHL-02 chromosome 13, PNRI_Mtr1.1.1.hap1, whole genome shotgun sequence genome has a segment encoding these proteins:
- the LOC134694036 gene encoding titin-like, translating into MGANNSLAEDDPRRNFDHKDKYTTSAKYRLSYHGISNAKGKPPPPEGTPSLRNITHNSLTVVWSPPQGQRIDTILAYRVEIYNATTRRWKVVTSCCQGNSYDVKDLKPDSEYCLRIRAENLFGWSKPSQSTHLVRTRSLPNRRSMFEQEEAKNTKLVRRHSYHIKIEANVATMLFNKTEESGNCNNIGTFPMRRNGSTRMSLPIQRRTVASLIPGSRRESTCSIRDTRRRSVEESSVCTDETDESLKSLKLHRISMSTEEDSCARSTSSTSMSSIPELQEEDSFEHLECKNNREDYWRQNWTSPIHEVSHDDILTSPYSDDTKLSMFSRSPLQRQSNHFSDYTKTNKLSPYDNDSDSQIWKGKDDGHLDNESISDLRSLRDILCSNDMMVKTLNADNNGNYCNKLYNNVIHEVDEENVMMDRVSTL; encoded by the exons ATGGGAGCTAATAATTCGCTTGCTGAAGATGATCCTAGAAGAAACTTCGATCATAAGGATAAATATACAACATCAGCCAAATACAGGCTTAGTTATCATGGAATTTCTAATGCTAAAG gTAAACCACCACCGCCAGAAGGGACACCATCATTAAGGAACATCACTCATAATTCACTAACAGTCGTCTGGTCACCACCTCAGGGTCAGAGAATAGACACAATTTTAGCCTATAGAGTGGAAATTTACAATGCGACAACAAGAAGGTGGAAAGTTGTCACAAGTTGTTGTCAAGGTAATTCATATGATGTCAAAGACTTAAAACCGGATTCTGAATATTGTCTTCGAATTCGAGCTGAAAATTTGTTTGGTTGGAGTAAGCCGAGTCAGTCAACTCATTTGGTGCGAACTCGATCTTTGCCTAACAGACGCTCCATGTTCGAACAGGAGGAGGCTAAAAACACTAAGCTAGTCCGTAGACATAGCTACCATATCAAAATCGAGGCTAATGTTGCCACCATGTTGTTCAATAAAACCGAAGAAAGTGGAAATTGCAATAATATTGGAACTTTCCCAATGCGAAGAAACGGAAGCACAAGAATGTCTCTTCCGATCCAAAGAAGAACCGTTGCTAGTTTGATTCCTGGATCTCGCCGTGAAAGCACGTGCAGTATTCGTGACACTCGCCGAAGGTCGGTAGAAGAATCATCGGTATGCACGGATGAAACGGACGAATCTTTAAAATCACTCAAATTGCATCGTATTTCCATGTCTACAGAAGAAGATTCATGTGCGAGGTCAACTTCATCGACGTCGATGTCGTCAATACCAGAATTGCAAGAAGAAGATTCGTTTGAACATTTAGAGTGTAAAAATAATAGAGAGGATTATTGGAGACAAAATTGGACATCGCCGATCCACGAAGTTAGCCATGATGATATTCTTACATCGCCATATTCTGACGACACTAAACTGTCAATGTTTTCACGATCTCCATTGCAAAGACAGTCCAATCATTTCAGTGACTATACAAAGACCAACAAACTTTCTCCGTACGACAATGATAGTGATTCTCAGATTTGGAAAGGAAAAGACGATGGACACTTAGACAATGAAAGCATATCTGATCTCCGGTCACTTAGGGATATACTGTGTTCAAATGACATGATGGTCAAAACTCTCAATGCGGACAATAACggaaattattgcaataaacTTTACAATAATGTTATACATGAAGTGGATGAGGAAAATGTGATGATGGACCGTGTCTCAACATTATAA